The sequence TCGCGCTCCACGAGAAGGACTACGCCGACCTCTTCGCGCAGATGACCGCCTGCCGTGACGCGCCCCTCAGCGAGCCCGCCGACCCCGCTATTGCCCGCATGAGCGAGGTGGCCAAACAGTCCGTCAAGGTCGTGCTCTCCGGCGAAGGCTCCGACGAGGCCTTCTGCGGCTACCCCAAGTACACCCTCGCCAAGGCGCCCAGCCTCCTCCGCGCCGGCGTGCGAACCATCGGCCCCGAGCGTGCCGCCGCCCTCGCGGGCGCCCTCGGCCTTGACCGCCGGCGGGCCCTCGTCGCCGCCCGCGCGTTGGGCCTGCCCAGCGAGATCGACCGACTTTCGCAGTGGTTCAGCTACCTTGACCGCGCCGCGCTCCAGTCCCTCCTCCCCGGTATGGGCTGGAGCGCCGACACGTGGTCGCGCACCACCCAGCCCCACACCGCCGCGCTCGCGATGAGCGACTGGCAGGGCAACCTCCGCCGCATGCAGGCCGTCGATTGCCTCACATGGCTCCCCGGCAACCTGCTCGAGCGCGGCGACCGCATGACCATGGCCGTGGGGCTCGAGATGCGAGTCCCCTTCCTCGACAAGGCCCTCGTGCCCTTCGGCATCGCCCTGCCCGACCATCTCAAGATCCGCGGCCGCAAGGGCAAGTGGATCGTGCGCCAATGGGCACAGGAAAAGCTCCCGCCCGCCATCCTCGCCCGCCGCAAGTGGGGTTTCCGAGTCCCCCTTGCCCATTGGTTCCGCGGCCACCTCCGCCCCATGCTCTTCGACTACCTCCGCAACCCCCGCGGCCTCTGCGGCACCTACGCCGACCGCCAGCAGGTCGAGTCACTGCTCACCTCCCACGACTCGGGGCAAACGGACGCCAACCTCGCACTCTGGACGCTCCTGGGGGCAGAGGTCTGGTACCAGGACGTGTTCCTGCCGCGCCTCGGCGTGCATTCAAACGGCACGCCCGAGATCCACCGCGCAGCGACACCGGCAATCGTTTAACATCCGTCTGTGCCGTTGTTGCCGTCTGCGCAACGGCTTACGGATCCGCGGGCCCCGCACATCTCCCTTCTCTCCCACCAAGTCGCCATCCAGGTGGCATGATTAAGCCGCATGACCCAGGTGGCACCACCGCC comes from Phycisphaerales bacterium and encodes:
- the asnB gene encoding asparagine synthase (glutamine-hydrolyzing); amino-acid sequence: MCGIAGYIDFNAPPSDDVLRAMAQTIHRRGPDAQGTLIDGPCGLAHRRLSIIDLAGSPQPMQVPASDVSLTFNGEIYNYQDLQKELRAANVPLKWSGDTEVLLRFVEREWEKALPRCDGMFAFGAWQRRQQKLLLARDPLGKKPLFYCTPEPGLIVFGSEIKALLEHPAVTAKLDLDALRQVVRFRAVYGDRSLYEGIRQIEPGSWLEFSRDGVRTGCFYHLGREVERAAESIRGLGDVQLQTRFGEMIESAVRKRLIADVPVGAFLSGGLDSSVIVALIRSLRARDAEVRTFSVGFAGDQHSELPYARQVADAIGTTHTEVALHEKDYADLFAQMTACRDAPLSEPADPAIARMSEVAKQSVKVVLSGEGSDEAFCGYPKYTLAKAPSLLRAGVRTIGPERAAALAGALGLDRRRALVAARALGLPSEIDRLSQWFSYLDRAALQSLLPGMGWSADTWSRTTQPHTAALAMSDWQGNLRRMQAVDCLTWLPGNLLERGDRMTMAVGLEMRVPFLDKALVPFGIALPDHLKIRGRKGKWIVRQWAQEKLPPAILARRKWGFRVPLAHWFRGHLRPMLFDYLRNPRGLCGTYADRQQVESLLTSHDSGQTDANLALWTLLGAEVWYQDVFLPRLGVHSNGTPEIHRAATPAIV